One Streptomyces sp. RPA4-2 genomic window carries:
- a CDS encoding histidine phosphatase family protein: MAPRILLARHGQTEWSLSGKHTGRTDVPLLDEGRRGAKTLGERLHRAPFDGLPGAEVFTSPLARARETCELAGFGERATSWDTLMEWDYGAYEGMTPAEIQAVRPGWFIWRDGVPGGETLEQVTARADEVVGRARAADRDVLVFAHGHILRSIGARWLGLPLDFAARIRLHPTSLSVLGWAYGEPAIETWNDLGHLTA; the protein is encoded by the coding sequence ATGGCACCGCGCATCCTGCTGGCCCGGCATGGACAGACGGAGTGGTCGCTGTCCGGCAAGCACACCGGCAGGACCGACGTACCGCTGCTGGACGAGGGCCGGCGCGGTGCCAAGACGCTGGGCGAGCGACTGCACCGGGCGCCCTTCGACGGGCTCCCCGGGGCGGAGGTGTTCACCAGCCCGCTGGCCCGCGCGCGTGAGACGTGCGAGCTGGCCGGCTTCGGTGAGCGCGCCACCTCCTGGGACACGCTGATGGAGTGGGACTACGGCGCGTACGAGGGGATGACCCCGGCCGAGATCCAGGCCGTACGTCCGGGCTGGTTCATCTGGCGCGACGGGGTGCCCGGGGGCGAGACCCTGGAGCAGGTCACCGCGCGCGCGGACGAGGTCGTCGGCCGGGCCCGCGCCGCCGACCGCGACGTGCTGGTCTTCGCGCACGGGCACATCCTGCGCTCCATCGGTGCGCGCTGGCTGGGCCTCCCGCTCGACTTCGCCGCCCGGATCCGTCTCCACCCGACCTCGCTGTCGGTGCTCGGCTGGGCCTACGGGGAGCCCGCGATCGAGACCTGGAACGACCTCGGACATCTGACCGCGTAG
- a CDS encoding phosphatase PAP2 family protein — protein MPQTDARRTGTAPRARLGRWTELRPSAPHLRLRWWTELPLIVLVYASYSAGRLLARGDTDSAVGHGLEILRIEKALHLNAEHPLNRLFTREAWLGVPADFWYASLHYLVTPAILIWLFRSRAVLYRAARTWLMTSTLIGLIGFTLMPTCPPRLLSAGHGFVDTMAQYSSYGWWGGEASAPRGLGGMTNQYAAMPSLHVGWSLWCGVMLWRYGRTRVVRLAGIAYPLLTTIVVMGTANHYFLDAVAGVAVMGTGLLLAPQVTRLADRVKTLLATRIPWIAGASHDAGSHIVSAGCQTSTGERIPRQRESRTGPGADPGVPPKDAGDGAADWDLPSSSEAGSLGKTR, from the coding sequence ATGCCGCAGACCGATGCACGGCGGACCGGGACGGCACCGCGCGCCCGGCTCGGCCGGTGGACCGAGCTGCGCCCGTCGGCACCTCACCTCCGGCTGCGCTGGTGGACCGAGCTGCCGCTGATAGTCCTCGTGTACGCGTCGTACTCGGCGGGCCGGCTGCTCGCCCGGGGCGACACGGACAGCGCCGTCGGTCACGGCCTGGAGATCCTGCGCATCGAGAAGGCCCTCCACCTCAACGCCGAGCACCCGCTCAACCGGCTGTTCACCCGCGAGGCCTGGCTCGGCGTGCCCGCCGACTTCTGGTACGCGTCACTGCACTACCTGGTGACGCCCGCCATCCTGATCTGGCTCTTCCGCTCCCGCGCCGTCCTGTACCGCGCGGCCCGCACCTGGCTCATGACGTCCACCCTCATCGGTCTGATCGGCTTCACCCTGATGCCGACCTGCCCGCCCCGGCTGCTCTCGGCGGGCCACGGCTTCGTCGACACGATGGCCCAGTACAGCTCGTACGGCTGGTGGGGCGGCGAGGCGAGCGCTCCACGGGGTCTCGGCGGCATGACGAACCAGTACGCGGCGATGCCGAGCCTGCACGTGGGCTGGTCGCTGTGGTGCGGAGTGATGCTGTGGCGCTACGGCCGCACACGCGTCGTCCGGCTCGCGGGCATCGCGTACCCGCTGCTCACCACGATCGTCGTGATGGGCACGGCCAACCACTACTTCCTCGACGCGGTCGCCGGCGTCGCGGTGATGGGAACGGGGCTGCTGCTCGCCCCGCAGGTGACACGGCTCGCGGACCGTGTGAAGACACTCCTGGCTACCCGGATCCCGTGGATCGCGGGCGCCTCCCACGACGCGGGTTCCCACATTGTCAGTGCCGGATGCCAGACTTCCACGGGTGAACGCATTCCCCGACAGCGCGAGTCCCGCACCGGACCGGGAGCCGACCCCGGTGTCCCTCCCAAGGATGCGGGGGACGGAGCTGCGGACTGGGATCTCCCCTCCTCCAGCGAAGCCGGGAGTCTGGGGAAGACTCGCTGA
- a CDS encoding spermidine synthase has product MGRSKNARRGQAPTEPLVETVDGGLAELIPDRDRPRAWTLLIDGAPQSHVDLDDPAHLSFEYQRRLGHVIDLVAPPGKPVHAVHLGGGAFTLARYTAATRPRSTQQVVERDGLLVQLVRRELPLDPNARVRVRSVDAREGLAKVPDGWADLVIADVFSGARTPAHLTSVEFLDDVRRVVKPGGVYAANLADGPPLAHLRGQIATAAAVFPELALVADPTVLRGKRFGNAVLVACDRPLPLAELTRRAASDPHPGRVEHGRQLADFTGGAAPVLDAAAVASPAPPPSVFR; this is encoded by the coding sequence ATGGGAAGGTCGAAGAACGCGCGGCGCGGCCAGGCGCCCACCGAGCCCCTCGTCGAGACGGTCGACGGCGGGCTCGCCGAGCTGATACCCGACCGGGACCGTCCGCGCGCCTGGACCCTGCTGATCGACGGCGCCCCGCAGTCCCACGTCGACCTCGACGACCCCGCCCACCTGAGCTTCGAGTACCAGCGCCGGCTCGGCCACGTCATCGACCTGGTCGCCCCGCCCGGCAAGCCCGTGCACGCCGTGCATCTCGGCGGGGGCGCCTTCACCCTGGCCCGCTACACCGCCGCGACCCGCCCCCGCTCCACCCAGCAGGTCGTCGAACGCGACGGTCTCCTCGTCCAACTCGTCCGGCGTGAACTCCCGCTGGACCCCAACGCCCGTGTCCGGGTGCGTTCCGTGGACGCCCGTGAGGGGCTGGCCAAGGTGCCGGACGGCTGGGCGGACCTCGTCATCGCCGATGTGTTCAGCGGCGCGCGGACCCCGGCCCACCTGACCTCCGTGGAATTCCTCGACGACGTCCGCAGGGTCGTCAAGCCCGGTGGCGTGTACGCCGCCAATCTCGCCGACGGGCCCCCGCTGGCCCATCTGCGCGGCCAGATCGCCACCGCCGCGGCGGTCTTCCCCGAACTGGCCCTCGTCGCCGACCCGACGGTGCTGCGCGGCAAGCGCTTCGGCAACGCCGTCCTCGTCGCCTGCGACCGGCCGCTGCCGCTGGCCGAACTGACCCGCCGCGCGGCCTCGGACCCGCACCCCGGACGGGTCGAACACGGCAGGCAGCTCGCCGACTTCACCGGGGGAGCGGCACCGGTCCTGGACGCGGCGGCGGTGGCGTCACCGGCCCCGCCCCCCTCGGTGTTCCGCTGA